In one window of Acidovorax sp. HDW3 DNA:
- a CDS encoding HAD family hydrolase, with product MSLSPLPPALHIGPELLLRAQAVRVVFFDVDGVLTDGGLYFSDAGESLKRFHTLDGHGIKLLQQAGITPAVVTGRDAPALRLRLAALGVRHARFGTEDKRPAAEAILAELGLDWAQAAAMGDDWPDLPMLRRAALACAPANAHIEARAVAHVLTQARGGDGAVRELCDLLLVASGLYASLLAQAAA from the coding sequence ATGAGCCTCTCCCCCCTGCCCCCCGCCCTGCACATTGGGCCCGAACTGCTGCTGCGCGCCCAGGCCGTGCGCGTGGTGTTTTTTGACGTGGACGGCGTTTTGACTGACGGCGGCCTGTATTTTTCCGACGCCGGCGAGAGCCTCAAGCGCTTTCACACCCTGGACGGCCACGGCATCAAGCTGCTGCAGCAGGCCGGCATCACCCCGGCAGTGGTCACCGGGCGCGACGCACCGGCGCTGCGCCTGCGCCTGGCGGCCCTGGGCGTGCGCCACGCCCGCTTTGGCACCGAGGACAAGCGCCCGGCGGCCGAGGCCATCCTGGCCGAGCTGGGGCTCGACTGGGCCCAGGCCGCAGCCATGGGCGACGACTGGCCCGACCTGCCGATGCTGCGCCGCGCTGCCCTGGCCTGCGCCCCGGCCAACGCCCATATCGAAGCCCGCGCCGTCGCCCATGTGCTCACCCAGGCGCGCGGCGGTGATGGCGCCGTGCGCGAGCTGTGCGACCTGCTGCTGGTGGCCAGCGGCCTCTATGCCAGCTTGCTGGCGCAGGCGGCGGCATGA
- the lptC gene encoding LPS export ABC transporter periplasmic protein LptC, giving the protein MSSALRRSWDRLSLYLPVLLMGLLAMGTWWLVRSAPRPPRPDVATVLRHEPDYSLRDFSVKTFGANGQLQSELQGQIGHHYPDTDTLEIEQVQMRSISPEGRVTTAHARRGLSNADGSEVQLFGDAVVTRAAQQLPDGRVLPRLQFEGEFLHAWTQDERVRSHLPVTLQRGTDRFTADRMDYDNMAQQMQLQGRVHGVLQPTSPARP; this is encoded by the coding sequence ATGAGCAGCGCCCTGCGCCGCAGCTGGGACAGGCTCTCGCTGTACCTGCCGGTACTGCTCATGGGGCTGCTGGCCATGGGCACCTGGTGGCTGGTGCGCAGCGCGCCGCGCCCCCCCCGGCCTGACGTGGCAACCGTGCTGCGCCACGAGCCCGACTATTCCCTGCGCGATTTTTCCGTCAAAACCTTTGGCGCCAACGGCCAGTTGCAAAGCGAGCTCCAAGGCCAGATTGGCCACCATTACCCCGACACCGATACGCTGGAGATCGAGCAGGTGCAGATGCGCTCGATCTCGCCCGAAGGCCGCGTCACCACGGCGCACGCCCGGCGCGGCCTGAGCAATGCCGACGGCAGCGAGGTACAGCTCTTCGGCGACGCCGTCGTCACCCGCGCCGCGCAGCAGCTGCCCGATGGCCGCGTGCTGCCGCGCCTGCAGTTCGAGGGCGAATTCCTGCACGCCTGGACACAGGACGAGCGCGTGCGTTCGCACCTGCCGGTGACGCTGCAGCGCGGCACCGACCGCTTCACCGCCGATCGCATGGATTACGACAACATGGCGCAGCAAATGC